The Streptomyces sp. Je 1-332 genome has a window encoding:
- a CDS encoding family 78 glycoside hydrolase catalytic domain, translating to MSEERETARGSAWNRRAFLRTSAVGAGVGVIGLSQSGEAFAADDRGGQGEGEATLRVERTTVEYATSLLGTDVTEPRLSWELSAPGQGARQSAYQIRVSSGPAAGAGEKGAKKVWDSGRVASSRSIQVPYGGPALKPRTRYHWQVRVWDADGRASAWSTSRWWETALAKDAWRGHWIGADAAPKPPGFEGASWIWSPGSTAQDAPAGARWFRGELELPEGIDVSAAQVVATADDDFTLYVDGEEALHAPEQTDGWRAARLADVTERVRGAGRRVVVAARATNRGSASVNPGGLLVRLLVESGGGTQELASGEGWRCAESEQQGWQGRDFDDSGWPEAEVLAPFGEGPWGSDAQVPATERPAPLLRREFTLRKPVERARLYISGLAYYEAHINGRRVGRQVLDPGFTDYEETVLYAVHDVTDDLRRGSNAIGVTLGRGFYGMTTPNVWNWHKPPWHGEPQLLGQLEVDHSDGSRTTVATDGSWRITEGPTRTNSLYAGETYDAREHPGDWTDPGFDDGDWQKPVRRDPPKGELCAQPHDAIEVIDTVRPVAVKAHGGDWIVDMGRTMAGWTRLRVRADAGTLVRLAHGEKLKDDGSVHAETGHVPGRFQTDEYICAGGGADEVWEPRFSYKGFRYVQISGLPGKPDPDDVLGRLVHTPVDDTGTFRCSEPFYERLEQAMRRTIQNNLHGIPTDTPMYEKNGWTGDAQVGAPVMMYALGMHRFLSKWLGDLRDSQNKDGQLPVIVPSGGWGYGDLGPSPEWTTVYPFLVREMYRVYGDERVIETHLPTLARYLDWEADRLKDGLAVTALGDYLSPGYGGNPPEDTRLTATAYLFRALTDTAEMARVAGDNDVRRRFLATAEKLKKSLNATFLAPEGHYRTAKDPEYRQTNNCVPLAFGLVPPGARASVTASLLEDIEKRGNHLNTGCLGTSVLLRCLSAQGHSDVAHAIATQRTYPSWGHWFDSGADTMWEMWPLDSRSRDHYFQGTVVQWLYENVAGLRPGDEGYRTFTVRPDARTGVSWARTEFHTVRGPAEVSWSRVDETVRLTVRVPVGATAEVHVPAASRKAARAPRGTEFLRTEPGYAVYRAPHGTWGFSGRP from the coding sequence ATGAGCGAAGAGCGTGAGACTGCGCGTGGCAGTGCGTGGAACCGGCGGGCCTTCCTGAGGACGTCCGCGGTCGGCGCCGGAGTGGGCGTCATCGGTCTGAGCCAGAGTGGGGAAGCGTTCGCCGCGGACGATCGCGGGGGTCAGGGGGAGGGGGAAGCGACGCTGAGAGTCGAGCGCACCACGGTCGAGTACGCGACCTCCCTCCTCGGCACCGACGTCACCGAGCCGAGGCTGAGCTGGGAACTGTCGGCGCCGGGCCAGGGCGCCCGGCAGAGCGCGTACCAGATCAGGGTCTCGTCGGGCCCGGCAGCCGGCGCGGGCGAGAAGGGCGCCAAGAAGGTCTGGGACTCAGGGCGGGTTGCCTCCTCGCGGAGCATCCAAGTCCCCTACGGCGGACCGGCATTGAAACCCCGCACCCGCTATCACTGGCAGGTGCGGGTCTGGGACGCCGACGGCCGGGCCTCCGCCTGGAGCACCTCACGCTGGTGGGAGACCGCTCTGGCGAAGGACGCCTGGCGTGGGCACTGGATCGGCGCGGACGCCGCGCCGAAACCGCCGGGCTTCGAGGGGGCGTCATGGATCTGGTCGCCGGGCTCCACCGCGCAGGACGCACCGGCGGGAGCGCGATGGTTCCGCGGAGAGCTCGAACTGCCCGAGGGAATCGATGTGTCCGCCGCCCAGGTCGTGGCCACCGCCGACGACGACTTCACCCTTTACGTGGACGGTGAGGAGGCGCTGCACGCCCCCGAGCAGACCGACGGCTGGCGGGCCGCACGTCTCGCCGACGTGACCGAGCGCGTACGGGGCGCGGGCCGGCGCGTCGTGGTCGCCGCCCGCGCGACGAACCGGGGCAGCGCCTCGGTCAACCCCGGCGGCCTGCTCGTCCGTCTGCTGGTGGAATCCGGCGGCGGAACCCAGGAGTTGGCGTCCGGAGAAGGATGGCGTTGCGCGGAATCGGAGCAACAGGGCTGGCAGGGCCGTGACTTCGACGACAGCGGCTGGCCCGAGGCGGAGGTACTCGCGCCGTTCGGTGAGGGCCCCTGGGGCAGCGACGCACAGGTTCCGGCGACCGAGCGGCCCGCGCCACTGCTGCGCCGCGAGTTCACCCTCCGCAAACCCGTGGAGCGCGCACGCCTCTACATCAGCGGCCTCGCCTACTACGAGGCCCACATCAACGGCCGCCGGGTGGGCCGGCAGGTGCTCGACCCGGGCTTCACGGACTACGAGGAGACGGTGCTCTACGCCGTGCACGACGTGACGGACGACCTCCGCCGGGGTTCCAATGCCATCGGGGTCACGCTCGGTCGCGGCTTCTACGGCATGACGACGCCCAACGTATGGAACTGGCACAAGCCGCCGTGGCACGGGGAGCCCCAACTCCTCGGCCAACTCGAGGTCGATCACTCGGACGGTTCCCGCACCACCGTCGCCACGGACGGCTCCTGGCGGATCACGGAGGGCCCGACCCGGACCAACTCCCTTTACGCGGGGGAGACCTACGACGCCCGCGAGCACCCCGGGGACTGGACCGACCCGGGTTTCGACGACGGCGACTGGCAGAAGCCCGTACGCCGTGATCCGCCCAAGGGAGAGCTGTGCGCGCAGCCGCACGACGCGATCGAGGTCATCGACACCGTGCGTCCCGTGGCGGTGAAGGCGCACGGCGGCGACTGGATCGTCGACATGGGGCGCACCATGGCGGGCTGGACGCGGCTGCGCGTGCGGGCCGACGCGGGCACCCTCGTGCGACTCGCGCACGGCGAGAAGCTCAAGGACGACGGGAGCGTGCACGCCGAGACGGGCCATGTGCCCGGCCGCTTCCAGACCGACGAGTACATCTGCGCGGGTGGCGGAGCCGATGAGGTGTGGGAACCCCGCTTCTCGTACAAGGGCTTCCGCTATGTCCAGATCAGTGGTCTGCCGGGCAAGCCCGACCCGGACGACGTGCTCGGCCGGCTGGTGCACACGCCCGTCGACGACACGGGCACGTTCAGGTGCTCCGAGCCCTTCTACGAGCGGCTCGAACAGGCCATGCGGCGCACGATCCAGAACAACCTGCACGGCATCCCCACCGACACGCCGATGTACGAGAAGAACGGCTGGACCGGCGACGCGCAGGTCGGCGCGCCCGTCATGATGTACGCCCTCGGCATGCACCGTTTCCTGAGCAAGTGGCTCGGCGACCTGCGGGACAGCCAGAACAAGGACGGCCAGCTGCCGGTCATCGTGCCGAGCGGAGGCTGGGGGTACGGGGACCTCGGCCCGTCCCCGGAGTGGACCACGGTCTACCCGTTCCTGGTGCGCGAGATGTACCGGGTCTATGGCGACGAGCGTGTCATCGAGACCCATCTGCCCACCCTGGCGCGGTACTTGGACTGGGAGGCCGACCGTCTGAAGGACGGTCTCGCGGTCACGGCGCTCGGCGACTACCTCTCGCCCGGTTACGGGGGCAACCCGCCCGAGGACACCCGGCTCACCGCGACCGCCTACCTGTTCCGGGCGCTCACCGACACCGCCGAGATGGCGCGCGTAGCGGGTGACAACGATGTCCGGCGGCGCTTCCTCGCCACCGCCGAGAAGCTGAAGAAGAGCCTCAACGCGACGTTCCTCGCCCCCGAGGGGCACTACCGCACGGCCAAGGACCCGGAATACCGGCAGACCAACAACTGCGTCCCGCTGGCCTTCGGCCTGGTCCCGCCGGGCGCGCGGGCGAGCGTCACGGCTTCGCTCCTGGAAGACATCGAGAAGCGGGGCAACCACCTCAACACCGGTTGCCTCGGGACCAGCGTGCTGCTCCGCTGCCTGAGCGCGCAGGGGCACTCGGACGTGGCCCACGCCATCGCCACCCAGCGGACGTACCCGAGTTGGGGCCACTGGTTCGACAGCGGCGCGGACACCATGTGGGAGATGTGGCCGCTCGACTCACGCTCCCGCGACCACTACTTCCAGGGCACCGTGGTGCAGTGGCTGTACGAGAACGTGGCGGGACTGCGGCCCGGCGACGAGGGATACCGGACCTTCACCGTGCGGCCCGACGCGCGCACGGGCGTCAGCTGGGCGCGTACGGAGTTCCACACGGTGCGGGGGCCGGCGGAGGTGTCCTGGTCACGTGTCGACGAGACCGTGCGCCTGACGGTGCGGGTGCCGGTGGGCGCGACGGCCGAGGTCCATGTGCCCGCCGCCTCCCGCAAGGCCGCGCGGGCGCCGCGGGGCACGGAGTTCCTGCGTACGGAACCGGGCTACGCGGTGTACCGGGCTCCGCACGGGACTTGGGGGTTCAGCGGGCGCCCCTGA
- a CDS encoding DinB family protein — protein sequence MTSNELTTTPEQAETPAVTGERAEWLDALAKHRHFLRFTARDLTDEQAGLRTTASELCIGGLIKHVTEVEKAWVDFILDGPSTMGDFTSMTEEDWADRSDGFRMLPGETLAGVLADYEKVAIRTDQLVSTLPDLDVTWPLPKAPWFEADAQWSARRVLMHIVTETAQHSGHADIIRESLDGAQSMA from the coding sequence ATGACTTCGAACGAGCTGACCACCACCCCCGAGCAGGCGGAAACCCCGGCCGTCACCGGCGAGCGCGCCGAATGGCTGGACGCGCTGGCCAAGCACCGGCACTTCCTGCGCTTCACCGCACGTGACCTCACCGACGAGCAGGCCGGGCTGCGGACCACCGCGAGCGAGCTGTGCATTGGCGGTCTGATCAAGCACGTGACGGAGGTCGAGAAGGCCTGGGTGGACTTCATCCTGGACGGCCCGTCGACCATGGGGGACTTCACGTCCATGACCGAGGAGGACTGGGCCGACCGTAGCGACGGGTTCCGGATGCTGCCGGGCGAGACGCTGGCGGGCGTGCTGGCAGACTACGAGAAGGTGGCGATCCGCACCGACCAACTGGTCTCCACACTGCCCGACTTGGACGTCACGTGGCCGTTGCCGAAGGCTCCGTGGTTCGAGGCCGACGCACAGTGGTCGGCCCGGCGGGTGCTGATGCACATCGTCACGGAGACCGCCCAGCACTCTGGCCACGCCGACATCATCCGTGAGTCCTTGGACGGTGCGCAGAGCATGGCCTGA
- a CDS encoding TetR/AcrR family transcriptional regulator: MASSRTLQILEAAARLIARRGVRGLRVEELAAEAGVSTGLIYYHFKDRTGILRHTLEFINDRADRYTTDRAADAEPLTPRAELEETLLLELQDLQVVRENSTAWGELRASAVFDEVLREDLARATLVWAQEVAALIGQVRPTAPAPALAAAGERLTALLEGLSMRWLSGGLRIDHARDLMRGAIDAELALLRE, translated from the coding sequence ATGGCGTCGTCCCGCACACTTCAGATCCTCGAAGCCGCCGCGCGGCTCATCGCCCGTCGCGGCGTACGCGGCCTGCGCGTCGAAGAGCTCGCCGCCGAGGCGGGCGTCTCGACCGGGTTGATCTACTACCACTTCAAGGACCGCACCGGAATCCTGCGCCACACGCTCGAGTTCATCAACGACCGCGCCGACCGCTACACCACCGACCGCGCCGCGGACGCCGAGCCGCTGACGCCGCGGGCGGAGCTGGAGGAGACCCTCCTCCTGGAACTGCAGGACCTCCAGGTGGTCAGGGAGAACAGCACCGCCTGGGGCGAGCTGCGGGCGAGCGCCGTCTTCGACGAGGTGCTGCGGGAGGACCTCGCCAGGGCCACCCTCGTGTGGGCGCAGGAGGTGGCGGCCCTCATCGGCCAGGTGCGGCCGACGGCGCCGGCGCCCGCCCTGGCCGCGGCGGGCGAGCGGCTCACCGCGCTCCTCGAAGGGCTCAGCATGCGCTGGCTCAGCGGCGGACTGCGGATCGACCACGCGCGCGACCTGATGCGCGGGGCCATCGACGCCGAGCTGGCGCTGCTGCGGGAGTGA
- a CDS encoding agmatine deiminase family protein: MSPLLPPLPSRPSRSSSLPSRRTALRAAAGIGTAVLGASACGPGAEAAKAADDTETEGLRMGAEWESHARTFMSWPALESVWGRDLPYVREDIARVARTIAEYEYVVMLAGPGQRKAAQRACGRGVEVIPLAVDDLWARDTVPVFVERDGEVVGVDFHFNGWGDKQEHTNDACVGRNLLSKYGIPREKAPLISEGGSFETDGEGTLLITESSIVNDNRNPGKSRDQIEAELERALGIEKVVWLAGVRGEDITDAHVDSLVRFTAPGVVLLDRAAPGTLADSWSRAADQAKTVLSKAKDAKGRSFEIIDLPQPDLDRITGEGDDFVSTYTNFYVANDSVFLPRFGDRKADDRARSILREHFPERDVVPVRIDTIASGGGGIHCSTHDQPGSPVD, translated from the coding sequence GTGTCCCCCCTCCTCCCGCCTCTTCCGTCTCGCCCGTCCCGCTCCTCTTCACTACCGTCCCGCCGTACCGCCCTGCGCGCAGCTGCCGGCATCGGCACCGCTGTCCTCGGGGCCTCGGCGTGCGGGCCCGGCGCCGAAGCGGCGAAGGCCGCGGACGACACGGAGACCGAGGGGCTGCGCATGGGTGCCGAGTGGGAGAGCCACGCACGCACCTTCATGTCGTGGCCCGCCCTGGAGTCGGTGTGGGGCAGGGACCTGCCTTACGTGCGCGAGGACATCGCTCGCGTCGCCCGGACCATCGCGGAGTACGAGTACGTCGTGATGCTGGCCGGGCCCGGCCAGCGGAAGGCCGCCCAGCGGGCCTGCGGGCGCGGCGTCGAGGTCATCCCCCTGGCGGTCGACGACCTGTGGGCCCGCGACACCGTGCCCGTGTTCGTGGAGCGGGACGGCGAGGTCGTCGGTGTCGACTTCCACTTCAACGGGTGGGGCGACAAGCAGGAGCACACGAACGACGCCTGCGTGGGCCGCAACCTCCTGTCGAAGTACGGGATCCCGCGCGAGAAGGCTCCTCTGATCTCCGAGGGCGGCTCCTTCGAGACCGACGGTGAAGGAACCCTCCTCATCACCGAGAGCTCGATCGTCAACGACAACCGCAACCCCGGAAAGAGCCGCGACCAGATCGAGGCCGAACTCGAGCGGGCGCTGGGCATCGAGAAGGTGGTCTGGCTGGCCGGCGTGCGCGGCGAGGACATCACCGACGCGCACGTCGACAGCCTCGTGCGCTTCACCGCGCCCGGCGTGGTGCTTCTCGACCGGGCCGCCCCCGGCACGCTCGCCGACTCCTGGTCGCGCGCGGCAGACCAGGCGAAGACCGTGCTCAGCAAGGCGAAGGACGCCAAGGGCCGGTCCTTCGAGATCATCGATCTGCCGCAGCCCGACCTGGACAGGATCACCGGGGAGGGCGACGACTTCGTGTCGACGTACACCAATTTCTACGTCGCCAACGACTCCGTCTTCCTGCCCAGGTTCGGGGACCGGAAGGCCGACGACCGCGCCCGGAGCATCCTGCGGGAGCACTTCCCCGAGCGCGACGTCGTACCGGTCCGGATCGACACCATCGCCTCCGGTGGCGGCGGCATCCACTGCTCCACGCACGATCAGCCCGGCAGTCCGGTCGACTGA
- a CDS encoding S1 family peptidase, with protein sequence MRHKRIPKRKAVLAGAAALGMVATAVLLQQANASQSGSKTAPGAAAERISAASASQLVEPLASQLGDAYAGAYYDQDKQQLVVNVVGSDNAVNVQVRKAGAVARSVDNSTGELGSATKALASRATMAGTAWATDPRTNQIVVTADRTVTGERWDKLESTVDSLGSGMARIQKSAGEFKPFAAGGDAIFGGGARCSLGFNVTTEDGNPGFLTAGHCGVATESWSDAQDGAAIGTVQAATFPGDGDFALVTYDDPATEAPSTVNTGDGQTTEIVQAAEAAVGQEVSRMGSTTGLQSGTVTGLNATVNYPEGTVSGLIQTDVCAEPGDSGGSLFTADGSAIGLTSGGSGDCTAGGETFFQPVTTALAAVGAEIGAGGN encoded by the coding sequence TTGAGGCACAAGCGAATACCCAAGCGAAAGGCCGTTCTGGCAGGGGCCGCGGCCCTGGGCATGGTCGCGACGGCCGTCCTGCTGCAGCAGGCCAACGCCTCGCAGTCCGGGTCAAAGACCGCTCCAGGGGCCGCTGCCGAGAGGATCAGCGCGGCATCGGCGTCGCAGCTGGTGGAGCCGCTGGCCTCGCAGCTCGGCGATGCCTACGCGGGGGCGTACTACGACCAGGACAAGCAGCAGCTCGTCGTCAACGTCGTGGGCAGCGACAACGCGGTGAACGTACAGGTGAGAAAGGCCGGGGCGGTGGCCCGTAGCGTCGACAACAGCACCGGTGAACTGGGCTCCGCCACCAAGGCGTTGGCGAGCCGGGCCACCATGGCCGGGACCGCCTGGGCCACCGACCCGAGGACCAACCAGATCGTGGTCACGGCCGACCGCACCGTCACCGGCGAACGCTGGGACAAGCTCGAGTCGACCGTCGATTCACTCGGCTCGGGAATGGCACGCATCCAGAAGTCCGCGGGAGAGTTCAAGCCCTTCGCCGCGGGCGGTGACGCCATCTTCGGTGGCGGCGCACGCTGTTCGCTCGGCTTCAACGTGACGACCGAGGACGGCAACCCCGGCTTCCTCACCGCGGGGCACTGCGGGGTCGCCACCGAAAGCTGGTCGGACGCCCAGGACGGCGCGGCCATCGGCACCGTCCAGGCCGCCACGTTCCCGGGGGACGGCGACTTCGCCCTGGTCACGTACGACGATCCGGCGACGGAAGCCCCGAGCACGGTCAACACGGGCGACGGCCAGACCACGGAGATCGTGCAGGCCGCCGAGGCCGCGGTCGGGCAGGAGGTGTCCCGCATGGGCAGCACCACCGGCCTCCAGTCGGGGACGGTCACCGGTCTCAACGCCACTGTGAACTACCCCGAAGGGACCGTCAGCGGTCTCATCCAGACCGACGTCTGTGCCGAACCGGGAGACAGTGGCGGCTCGTTGTTCACCGCCGACGGCAGCGCGATCGGCCTCACGTCGGGCGGCAGCGGTGACTGCACCGCGGGCGGCGAGACGTTCTTCCAGCCCGTGACCACCGCCCTGGCGGCGGTCGGAGCCGAGATCGGCGCGGGCGGCAACTGA
- a CDS encoding YafY family protein: protein MDGARDDELGTTERVLTLLGLLQQRHVWTGPELADRLRVTSRTVRRDVERLRTLGYPVLAGQGVGGGYRLGPGRDLPPLLLDDQEAIATAVSLLAGAGGAVAGAGDAALRALSKLDQVLPARLRHEVRALSGSVEFFGGGRTPVDPEALMTLARACRDEVEAGFDYPSKGEVRRRRVEPYRLVASDRRWYLLAYDLDREDWRSFRVDRMTEASARTFRFRPREAPDAAPYVQEGVASRVYPHQARFLVHAPADTVRAQIPASAAVVRPRGSELCEVLSGAERLDAVLMRVVLLGHDFEVLEPPELGERCRALARRLLAAGTTAPPSPDTNKP from the coding sequence ATGGACGGGGCGCGCGACGACGAACTGGGCACGACGGAGCGGGTACTCACCCTGCTGGGGCTGCTGCAGCAACGCCACGTGTGGACCGGCCCCGAGCTCGCCGACCGGCTCCGGGTCACGTCGCGCACCGTACGGCGTGACGTCGAGCGGCTGCGCACGCTCGGCTACCCGGTTCTCGCAGGACAGGGCGTCGGCGGTGGCTACCGGCTCGGCCCGGGGCGGGACCTGCCGCCGCTGCTCCTCGACGACCAGGAGGCGATCGCCACCGCGGTCTCGCTGCTCGCCGGTGCGGGAGGCGCGGTCGCCGGTGCGGGGGACGCCGCCCTCCGAGCCCTGTCCAAGCTCGACCAGGTGCTGCCCGCGCGGCTGCGGCACGAGGTGCGTGCGCTCTCCGGCTCGGTGGAGTTCTTCGGCGGGGGCCGCACCCCCGTCGATCCCGAGGCGCTGATGACGCTGGCCAGAGCGTGCCGCGACGAGGTCGAGGCCGGCTTCGACTACCCCTCCAAGGGCGAGGTGCGACGGCGACGGGTCGAGCCCTACCGCCTGGTCGCGTCCGACCGGCGCTGGTATCTCCTCGCGTACGACCTCGATCGCGAGGACTGGCGCAGCTTCCGCGTCGACCGGATGACCGAGGCATCCGCCCGGACCTTCCGCTTCCGTCCGCGCGAGGCGCCCGACGCCGCGCCATACGTACAGGAGGGGGTGGCGAGTCGGGTCTACCCACATCAGGCGCGCTTCCTCGTTCACGCGCCGGCCGACACCGTGCGCGCGCAGATCCCGGCGTCGGCGGCGGTCGTTCGACCGCGGGGGAGCGAGCTCTGCGAGGTGCTCAGCGGCGCCGAGCGCCTGGACGCCGTCCTCATGCGAGTGGTCCTGCTGGGGCACGACTTCGAGGTGCTCGAACCTCCGGAGCTCGGGGAACGCTGCCGCGCGCTGGCGCGGAGACTGCTGGCGGCCGGCACGACGGCCCCGCCATCGCCGGACACCAACAAGCCCTGA
- a CDS encoding VOC family protein: MSRHIQITFDAHDPRALSSFWRDVLGYVHPGPPGVDLPEGADALAAWDDFLARIGVPEDQRNSKSAIEDPAGNGPRVFFQQVPEDKVAKNRVHLDVRAAPGLEGAQRMAALEAECDRLVALGAKRVRRDEPAPPMSAGFIVMTDPEGNEFCLD, encoded by the coding sequence ATGAGCCGCCACATCCAGATCACCTTCGACGCCCATGACCCGCGGGCTCTGTCGTCCTTCTGGCGCGATGTGCTGGGTTACGTCCACCCCGGCCCGCCCGGGGTCGACCTGCCCGAGGGCGCCGACGCGCTCGCCGCGTGGGACGACTTCCTCGCGCGGATCGGCGTACCGGAGGATCAACGCAACTCCAAGTCGGCCATCGAGGACCCGGCAGGGAACGGGCCACGGGTGTTCTTCCAGCAGGTCCCGGAGGACAAGGTCGCCAAGAACCGCGTCCACCTCGACGTCCGTGCGGCTCCCGGGCTCGAGGGCGCGCAGCGCATGGCGGCCCTTGAGGCCGAGTGCGACCGCCTCGTCGCCTTGGGGGCGAAGCGGGTGCGCCGCGACGAGCCCGCTCCCCCGATGAGCGCCGGCTTCATCGTGATGACCGACCCCGAGGGCAACGAGTTCTGCCTGGACTGA
- a CDS encoding CsbD family protein, with the protein MADKGGMDKMKGKAKEMTGKVTGDRGKQAEGKMDQAKGEAKKSMDDVRDRAQEKRDSMKRRDA; encoded by the coding sequence ATGGCTGACAAGGGCGGCATGGACAAGATGAAGGGCAAGGCCAAGGAGATGACCGGCAAGGTCACGGGCGACCGCGGCAAGCAGGCCGAGGGCAAGATGGACCAGGCGAAGGGCGAGGCCAAGAAGTCCATGGACGACGTCCGCGACCGCGCCCAGGAGAAGCGAGACTCCATGAAGCGCCGCGACGCCTGA
- a CDS encoding uracil-DNA glycosylase, with protein sequence MNPLDELDARVAGCSACPRLVAWREEVGRVKRAAFMDWTYWARPVPGFGPPDASLLVIGLAPAAHGGNRTGRMFTGDRSGDVLYRAMYDLGLASSPHAVSMDDGLTLRGLRVTSPVHCAPPENKPTPGERDTCRPWLVRELELLGPRLRSAVILGAFGWQAALPAFAAAGWRVPRPRPRFAHGARVTLEREAEQATGGRSAAVAPGEPGPGPVTLHGCFHVSQRNTFTGRLTPDMLKDVLREAAGEAGIAPYAPQPPSTPVDS encoded by the coding sequence ATGAACCCGCTGGACGAGCTGGACGCCCGGGTAGCGGGATGCTCGGCGTGCCCCCGACTTGTCGCGTGGCGGGAGGAGGTGGGCCGGGTCAAACGGGCCGCCTTCATGGACTGGACGTACTGGGCCCGGCCGGTGCCCGGTTTCGGGCCGCCGGACGCCTCGCTGCTCGTCATCGGGCTCGCCCCGGCCGCGCATGGTGGAAACCGGACGGGCCGTATGTTCACGGGTGACCGGTCCGGAGACGTCCTGTACAGGGCGATGTACGACCTGGGTCTCGCGTCGAGCCCGCACGCCGTGTCCATGGACGACGGCCTGACGCTGCGCGGGCTGCGGGTGACCTCACCGGTGCACTGCGCACCGCCCGAGAACAAGCCGACCCCCGGTGAGCGGGACACGTGCAGGCCGTGGCTCGTGCGGGAGTTGGAGCTGCTGGGGCCGAGGCTGCGGTCGGCGGTGATCCTGGGCGCGTTCGGCTGGCAGGCCGCCCTGCCGGCGTTCGCCGCGGCGGGGTGGCGCGTGCCCAGGCCACGGCCGCGGTTCGCGCATGGCGCGCGGGTGACGCTGGAGCGTGAGGCCGAACAGGCGACCGGAGGCCGCTCGGCGGCCGTCGCTCCCGGCGAGCCCGGACCGGGTCCCGTCACCCTGCATGGCTGCTTCCACGTCAGCCAGCGGAACACGTTCACGGGCCGACTGACTCCGGACATGCTCAAGGACGTCCTGCGGGAGGCCGCGGGCGAGGCGGGCATCGCGCCGTACGCGCCTCAGCCGCCATCGACCCCGGTCGACTCATGA
- a CDS encoding isochorismatase family cysteine hydrolase, translating into MVVKALIVVDMINMYDHPDAEILRRSVKEVLPNVRRLIERARAEDIVVIYANDNFGLWRSHHDELLDIVLSGPHADLVTPIRPEGDSLFVVKARHSIFYDTPLEYLLRQRGIDSVLLCGQVTEQCILYSALDAHIRHLDVEVAEDACASIHSDLATAALQMMERNMQARMVRSTDDTLFGAG; encoded by the coding sequence ATGGTTGTGAAGGCTCTCATCGTCGTCGACATGATCAACATGTACGACCACCCCGACGCGGAAATCCTCCGCAGGTCGGTCAAGGAAGTGCTGCCGAACGTCCGCAGGCTGATCGAGCGGGCACGGGCCGAGGACATCGTGGTGATCTACGCCAACGACAATTTCGGCCTGTGGCGCTCTCATCATGACGAGCTCCTGGACATCGTCCTGAGCGGCCCGCATGCCGATCTGGTCACCCCGATCCGCCCCGAAGGCGACTCGCTCTTCGTGGTGAAGGCCCGCCACTCGATCTTCTACGACACCCCTCTGGAGTACCTGCTCCGCCAGCGCGGCATCGACTCCGTGCTCCTCTGCGGTCAGGTGACCGAGCAGTGCATCCTCTACTCGGCACTCGACGCCCACATCCGGCACCTGGACGTCGAGGTGGCCGAGGACGCCTGCGCGAGCATCCACAGTGACCTGGCCACCGCCGCGCTGCAGATGATGGAGCGGAACATGCAGGCACGCATGGTCCGCTCCACGGACGACACGCTCTTCGGGGCCGGATGA
- a CDS encoding YceI family protein, whose translation MVLTVRKDQTVPTSGTYEIDAAASTVRFRTRTVFGLFPVRGSFGISRGRITVADAVEESSVDVTVRADSFDSGLGRRDRHVTSADYLDAAEHPEIGFRSRRVTESPTETAVLQGELTVRGVTRPVAVSIGSVALNGRRLSVEGTATIDRYAFGVTTAKGMTGRRLKIRLSVEAVAAG comes from the coding sequence TTCGGAAAGACCAGACGGTGCCGACGAGCGGCACGTACGAGATCGACGCGGCGGCTTCGACGGTGCGCTTCCGTACACGCACGGTCTTCGGCCTGTTTCCGGTGCGGGGCTCCTTCGGCATCAGCCGGGGGCGGATCACCGTGGCCGATGCCGTCGAGGAGTCATCGGTGGACGTGACGGTCAGGGCGGACTCGTTCGACTCGGGTCTGGGGCGCCGTGACCGGCACGTCACCTCCGCCGACTACCTCGACGCGGCCGAGCATCCGGAGATCGGGTTCCGCAGCCGCCGGGTGACAGAATCACCGACGGAAACGGCAGTGCTGCAGGGGGAGTTGACGGTACGGGGTGTCACACGGCCCGTCGCCGTCAGTATCGGGTCGGTCGCGCTGAACGGGCGACGGCTGTCCGTCGAGGGCACGGCCACCATCGACCGGTACGCGTTCGGCGTGACCACGGCGAAGGGCATGACCGGCCGCCGTCTGAAGATCCGGCTCTCCGTCGAAGCGGTCGCCGCCGGATAG